TTAATTAAGTTTAAATCATTTTTATCTTTATTTAAAAAAGCCTTTTCAAGCTCTGATTCAAAAGAAATTTTACTTCTTTTAAAATTTGGAGTATCTACATTTGCTATATTGTCAGAAATAACACTTTGTCTTAAACTTAGAACATCTAAATATCTATGTGAAAAGTCTACAGATCTTTCAAAATCATTCAAATTGAACCCCCCCTATTTAAAATTGCTTTTAACTAAATTATATAATAATTTAAATCTTTTTGTTCGTTAATTTGTATTTTTTTATTAACATAGTCCAAGTTTATTTCAAATTTTTTCAACTTACTACCAGGTACTTCAAAAAAAAGATCTGCAAGCACTCTTTCCATAACACCATGAAGTCTTCTGGCACCAAGATTTTCACTCTCAAGATTCATATTAAAAGTAAGCTCTGCAATTCTATCTATAGCTTCTTCGCTAAACTTTAAATCTAAATTATAAACCTTAAACATAGCAACATATTGTTTTATTAAAGAATTTTTTGTTTGTTTTAAAATTTTTTTCAAATCGTCTATGCTTAAACTCTTAAGTTCAACCTTAATAGGAAATCTTCCTTGAAGTTCGGGTATTAAATCAGAAGGTTTAGCCAAATTAAATGCCCCTGCTGCAATAAACAAAATATGAGAAGTATCAACTATTCCATATTTTGTATTAACTTTTGAACCTTCAATAATTGGTAAAATATCTCTTTGAACACCTTCTCTGGACACATCATTGCCACTCCTATTCTTAGCAGCTATTTTATCGATCTCATCAATAAAAATAATTCCCATATTTTCAACTTTAGATTTTGCAATATCTGAAATGTTTTCGTGATCGACCAATTTTTCAAGCTCTTCTGCTAATATTATTTCCTTTGCCTTTTTAATCTTCAATTCTCTTTTCTTTTTTCTATCAAATAAATTACCCAATAAACCGCCAATCCCCATATCAACCTCTTCGAAATTACCTCCCGTAAATATTTCTATTGTAGAAAATGGCATTTTACTAGAAATTTGTATTTCAATAGTAGTATTATCAAGCTCGCCTGCTCTAAGCTTGTTTCTAAGCTTCTCTTTTACCTTTTCTTCCGCCTTTATTTCATTTGGATCCATATTCTCAGAATTGCCAGATCCTTTAAAAAGGCTCTCAACTATTCTCTCCTCTGTTCTTACTAAAGCATCATCTCTTACAGTACTATACATTTCTTCTTTTACCATATTAACTGCAATGCCCATTAAATCTCTAACCATAGACTCAACATCACGGCCAACATAACCAACCTCAGTATATTTTGTAGCTTCAACTTTAATAAAAGGAGCTTTAATTAATTTAGAAAGTCTTCTTGCAATCTCAGTCTTTCCAATGCCAGTTGACCCAATCATAATAATGTTTTTAGGCATTACTTCATCTTTTATTTCTTTTGGAAGCCTGGACCTTATATATCTATTAACAAGAGCAATTGATACTAATTTTTTAGCTTCGTCTTGACCTATGATATATTTATCAAGTTCTGCAACTACATCTTTAGGAACTATATAGTGCTCTTCTAATTTATTCATTTTTAATCTCCTCAAGCACAATGTTAGAATTAGTATATATACACACTCTTGCTGCTATTTTTAAAGATCTAAGTGCAACCTCAAAAGCACTTAATTTTTTGTTCTCCATGTAAGCAAGAGCCGCTGAATATGCATAATTGCCACCACTGCCAATTGAAATAACATCCTCTTCAGGCTCAACAACATCACCAGTTCCAGAAATCAAAAGAATATTGTTAGAATCAGCAACAAGCATCATAGCTTCAAGCTTATGAAGTATTTTATCAGATCGCCAATCCTTTGCAAGGTCAACAGCCGCCCTCTTAATGTCAATCAAACCATCACCTTTTGCTTTGATTTTTTCTTCAAATTTTTCAAAAAGAGTAATTGCATCAGACGTTGAACCTGCAAATCCCGCCAAAATTCTCCCATTAAGTAATTTTCGTATTTTAATAGCATTACTCTTTAAGACAGTATGTCCAAAAGTTACTTGTCCATCTGCTGCCACCACAGTCTTACCATTTTTTTTTATTGCAATAACTGTGGTTCCTTTAAAGCCCATATTACCCCCTATTTATATACCTCTTTTAAAAGTTCTCCAATAAGAACATCAGATACATTTTTACAATCACAACACTCTTTAGAATTATCTTCAGCATTACTGGAATCTACATATTTAATATTCAATAAAGCATAAAGATCCTTAACGGTTTTTATCTCTTGCGCACCAAAACTATGCAATTTTACGGCACCATCACCACAAAAATCCAAATCATAAACATAAACATCAAGGCCCAAATCAAGACCAAGTTCAGCTGTAATTAATGCTCCCGATTTTAAGGGTGCATAGGTTATAAAAATAGCATCTGACAGGCCTGAAACCAATCTATTTCTTTTAGCAAAAAAATACTTTTGAATTTTGTCAAATGGCAAAATCTCAGTAATTATTCCTCCACCTTGCTCTAAAAGCTTGAAAACATATTTTCGATTTTGCTTAGGATAAATATTATCAATATCTGTTGGAATAACAGCAAATGTTCTCTTATTCTCATTTATTGCTGCTATATGAGCTTCAATATCTGCTCCAATCGCAAATCCAGAAACAATCTCTACACCATTTTTTGCAAGATGTGAAGTAAACTCCCTTGTTTTCTCAGTAAGAGTTTTACTAATTCTTCTAGAACCAACAACAGCCCAAGACAATGAAGAACAATCTGGCAAACTACCTTTGTAATAAATAGCAAAAGGAGAATCATAAATTCTTTTAAGCTTATTAGGATAAAACTTAGATCCTAAAATAGCAACTTTGGCCTTTGTCCTTCGAATAACTTTTTCTTGTAATTCTACTAATTTTAGATCGGGCAACCTAAACAATCTTCTAAATGATTTTACAAGATAAGACTCAATATCCTTCTGGGTCAATTTAATAACATCATTAAAATCAAAATTATTAAAAAGCTTTAATTTTTCTTTGCCTTTTAAAAATTTCAAATTATCAATATAAAGCAACTTCATCATAAATAATTATTTCAAATTACTCATGATCCTAGAAACACCTTCTTTTTGCTCTTCAGTTGAAGCCTTTTTACTAGCTTTATCATAAAACAATATAGCATTGCCAAGATCACCTAGCGAATAATAATTTGCACCTCTTAACATTAAAAATTCAAAATAGTCCTCACCCATATCACCAAGTTTATTTAAATAATTTTTAGCTTCAAGTTGCTTATCAAGATCGTATACATACATATTAGAAATAGCAAAAAGAGAATCTTTAAAATCATCTCTAATTGAAAGTGATTTTAAAAAAGAATTTTCAGCAAGAATTATGTATTTTTCAACTTCATCTTTTGCTCTTAAATTTTTAGCTAAATTATAAGAAGCAACACCTATATAAAAATGAGACAAATAGTTATTGGGATTGATTTCTAAATTTTTAGCAAAATATTCAATAGCAGGCCCGTACTGACCAAGCTTAAAAAATTCAAGACCAATTAAATTAAAAAATCTGGCTTTCTTATCAATAGAATTAACTATCTTTAAAATATTCTTATCTTCTTTTTCAATAAATTCTTTATAAACCTCAATCTTAGATTCAGATCCACCACCTGAAATTTCCAATTCCTTTAATCTAAGCCCAAGATTTGATTTTTCTTTAGATTCACTACCACAAGATAAAAACAAATTAACAAGAATTATTAACAACAAAATTTTCATTTAATCATCACTACTTTTTTTATTTAAATTTCTAAGAAATGTTGGAACATCAATATCATCATCAAAATAATTAACATTTTTGGACTTTGCCGCAAAAGAAGAATCTTGCTGATCATAAGATCCAGAAGGAACATTTTGACTGCCCGACATTAAAGTATCAAACTCTTTAGAACTTAAAGTATTATTTTCTGATGCACTAGACATTTCTTTTTGCTTTTTAGATGCAAAACCTGTAGCAACAACTGTAACATAAATCTCATCTTCAAGATTTGAATTAATAGCATGACCATATATCACAGTAGCCTCATCATCAACACTAACCGTTATTATCCCCATAATCTCTTCAAGTTCAAGCAATGAAAAATCATCCCCACCAGTAACATTAACAAGAAGGCCTTTAGACCCTTCAATACGAACTTCCTCAAGTAGTGGATTACTAATAGCAGAAGTTGCAGCATCAACAGCTCTGTTTTCGCCCTTGCCATATCCTATTCCCATTAAAGCATCGCCTTGACCCTGCATAATGCTTTTAACATCAGCAAAATCAATATTAACCTCTCCGTGCTCAATAATAAGCCCGGCAATGCCTTGAACACCCATTCTAAGAACATCATCAGCACGCTTAAAAGCATCTTTAATGGTGGTCCTTTTATCAACAACAGTTAAAAGCTTTTGATTCGGAATAATGATCAATGTGTCTACAGACTTCCTTAAGTTATTTATTCCTTGCTCAGCAAGTCTCAACTTTTTAGGACCTTCAAACTTAAAAGGTTTTGTTACAACTCCAACTGTTAAAATACCAAGCTCTTTTGCAACTTGTGCAATAACTGGAGCTGCTCCGGTTCCTGTTCCACCTCCCATACCAGCAGTAATAAACACCATATCAGCACCAGAAAGATGGTTGCGTATAACATCTATGTCTTCCTCTGCTGCAGCTTGTCCAATCTCAGGTTTTCCCCCAGCACCAA
This genomic interval from Borreliella andersonii contains the following:
- the hslU gene encoding HslU--HslV peptidase ATPase subunit; translated protein: MNKLEEHYIVPKDVVAELDKYIIGQDEAKKLVSIALVNRYIRSRLPKEIKDEVMPKNIIMIGSTGIGKTEIARRLSKLIKAPFIKVEATKYTEVGYVGRDVESMVRDLMGIAVNMVKEEMYSTVRDDALVRTEERIVESLFKGSGNSENMDPNEIKAEEKVKEKLRNKLRAGELDNTTIEIQISSKMPFSTIEIFTGGNFEEVDMGIGGLLGNLFDRKKKRELKIKKAKEIILAEELEKLVDHENISDIAKSKVENMGIIFIDEIDKIAAKNRSGNDVSREGVQRDILPIIEGSKVNTKYGIVDTSHILFIAAGAFNLAKPSDLIPELQGRFPIKVELKSLSIDDLKKILKQTKNSLIKQYVAMFKVYNLDLKFSEEAIDRIAELTFNMNLESENLGARRLHGVMERVLADLFFEVPGSKLKKFEINLDYVNKKIQINEQKDLNYYII
- the ftsZ gene encoding cell division protein FtsZ yields the protein MKDYNMIDSHTRRFDSTTNPTILKVIGAGGGGSNAVNRMIEYGVRDVEFIVANTDLQALQTSIAPIKIALGAKVTAGLGAGGKPEIGQAAAEEDIDVIRNHLSGADMVFITAGMGGGTGTGAAPVIAQVAKELGILTVGVVTKPFKFEGPKKLRLAEQGINNLRKSVDTLIIIPNQKLLTVVDKRTTIKDAFKRADDVLRMGVQGIAGLIIEHGEVNIDFADVKSIMQGQGDALMGIGYGKGENRAVDAATSAISNPLLEEVRIEGSKGLLVNVTGGDDFSLLELEEIMGIITVSVDDEATVIYGHAINSNLEDEIYVTVVATGFASKKQKEMSSASENNTLSSKEFDTLMSGSQNVPSGSYDQQDSSFAAKSKNVNYFDDDIDVPTFLRNLNKKSSDD
- the hslV gene encoding ATP-dependent protease subunit HslV, producing the protein MGFKGTTVIAIKKNGKTVVAADGQVTFGHTVLKSNAIKIRKLLNGRILAGFAGSTSDAITLFEKFEEKIKAKGDGLIDIKRAAVDLAKDWRSDKILHKLEAMMLVADSNNILLISGTGDVVEPEEDVISIGSGGNYAYSAALAYMENKKLSAFEVALRSLKIAARVCIYTNSNIVLEEIKNE
- the dprA gene encoding DNA-processing protein DprA, with amino-acid sequence MKLLYIDNLKFLKGKEKLKLFNNFDFNDVIKLTQKDIESYLVKSFRRLFRLPDLKLVELQEKVIRRTKAKVAILGSKFYPNKLKRIYDSPFAIYYKGSLPDCSSLSWAVVGSRRISKTLTEKTREFTSHLAKNGVEIVSGFAIGADIEAHIAAINENKRTFAVIPTDIDNIYPKQNRKYVFKLLEQGGGIITEILPFDKIQKYFFAKRNRLVSGLSDAIFITYAPLKSGALITAELGLDLGLDVYVYDLDFCGDGAVKLHSFGAQEIKTVKDLYALLNIKYVDSSNAEDNSKECCDCKNVSDVLIGELLKEVYK